One stretch of Streptomyces agglomeratus DNA includes these proteins:
- a CDS encoding ATP-binding protein codes for MSTTRQPRPGDSGPESPGHGSASAVSAAGQARSLALSSASGIVPLARDFTRQALYDWGWLPASSADRRAAAEDVLLVVSELVTNACLHAEGPEELRVACDGKVLRLEVVDRGTGQPAPRTPHRAGRPGGHGMFIVQRLCLDWGVERISESGGKTVWAELAAPA; via the coding sequence ATGAGCACCACCCGGCAGCCTCGGCCGGGAGACTCCGGCCCGGAGTCTCCCGGCCACGGCTCGGCCTCCGCCGTGTCCGCCGCCGGCCAGGCGCGTTCCCTGGCGCTGAGCAGTGCCAGCGGCATCGTGCCGCTCGCTCGCGACTTCACCCGCCAGGCGCTGTACGACTGGGGCTGGCTCCCCGCTTCGTCCGCCGACCGGCGGGCCGCCGCCGAGGACGTCCTGCTGGTCGTCTCCGAGCTGGTCACCAACGCCTGCCTGCACGCCGAGGGGCCCGAAGAGCTCCGCGTCGCCTGCGACGGCAAGGTGCTGCGCCTGGAGGTCGTCGACCGCGGTACGGGCCAGCCGGCCCCGCGCACGCCGCACCGCGCCGGGCGGCCCGGCGGGCACGGCATGTTCATCGTGCAGCGCCTGTGTCTGGACTGGGGGGTCGAGCGGATCTCGGAGTCCGGCGGCAAGACGGTCTGGGCGGAACTGGCCGCTCCCGCCTAG
- a CDS encoding IS630 family transposase — MTASADVPVPRRGPKLEPLLLSPDERVVLERWARRASSAQAVALRARIVLACAGADVPPIVVVARELRIAADTVRKWRRRFLTARLDGLVDEPRPGRPPTISVDQVEAVVVSTLEEIPKNATHWSRSSMADRSGLSKSTVGRIWRKFQLKPHLTDTFKLSTDPLFVEKVYDVVGLYFNPPEGAVVLSVDEKSQIQALDRSQPVLPMMPGMPERRTHDYVRNGLTTLFAAFDVATGEVITSLHRRHRAAEFKKFLAKIDKEVPGHLQVHLICDNYGTHKTPAIKAWLAKHPRFHLHFTPTGSSWINQVERWFGFLADQKIRRGAHKSVRSLEADIRAWVKQWNENPTPFTWTKTAEEILDSLARFCQRISGAGH; from the coding sequence ATGACTGCTTCTGCAGATGTGCCGGTGCCACGTCGTGGCCCGAAGTTGGAACCGTTGTTATTGTCGCCCGATGAGCGTGTGGTGTTGGAGCGTTGGGCCCGGCGGGCGTCGTCCGCGCAGGCAGTGGCGTTGCGGGCCCGCATTGTGCTGGCGTGTGCCGGCGCTGATGTTCCACCGATTGTCGTGGTGGCGCGGGAGTTACGTATCGCGGCGGACACGGTCCGCAAGTGGCGCCGCCGGTTTCTGACCGCCCGGCTGGACGGGTTGGTGGACGAGCCCCGGCCGGGCCGGCCGCCCACCATCAGCGTCGACCAGGTGGAGGCGGTCGTGGTCAGCACGTTGGAGGAGATCCCGAAGAACGCCACTCACTGGTCGCGGTCATCGATGGCCGACCGCAGCGGTCTGTCGAAGTCGACCGTGGGCCGGATCTGGCGGAAGTTCCAGCTCAAGCCGCATCTGACCGACACCTTCAAACTGTCGACGGATCCGCTGTTCGTGGAGAAGGTCTACGACGTGGTGGGGCTGTATTTCAACCCGCCCGAAGGCGCGGTGGTGCTGTCGGTGGACGAGAAGTCGCAGATCCAGGCGCTGGACCGCTCCCAGCCGGTACTACCGATGATGCCGGGCATGCCCGAGCGCCGCACCCATGACTACGTCCGCAACGGTCTGACCACCTTGTTCGCAGCCTTCGACGTCGCGACCGGAGAAGTCATCACCTCCCTGCACCGCAGGCACCGGGCAGCGGAGTTCAAGAAGTTCCTCGCCAAGATCGATAAAGAGGTTCCTGGGCACCTGCAGGTCCACTTGATCTGTGACAACTATGGCACCCACAAGACCCCAGCCATCAAAGCATGGCTGGCCAAACACCCACGTTTCCACCTGCACTTCACACCTACCGGCTCCTCCTGGATCAACCAGGTGGAGCGGTGGTTCGGCTTCCTCGCCGACCAGAAGATCCGCCGCGGCGCCCACAAGAGTGTGCGCTCCCTGGAAGCCGACATCCGGGCCTGGGTCAAGCAGTGGAACGAGAACCCGACCCCGTTCACCTGGACCAAGACAGCCGAAGAAATCCTCGACTCACTCGCCCGCTTCTGCCAACGGATCTCTGGCGCAGGACACTAG
- a CDS encoding peptidase encodes MSYQKRTTLALAAAVAGSVVLLAAPVAHADVVDVNYQCKTPIGNKAAVSPIDIKAVRSGSAYKLTMSFQKGVSSSPVELGKGAMNPSAVIRLGGADSGTVAVSGPPNPAAVPANTPIKITDLTGTYTPRKSGKVTFTASVLTIKALGTTTTCTPSNNPEPSLELDVKGAGGGSSGDSSGGTSQNPSGGGSGGGPSELPKTGPLDSALALGTLGGTVLLTGAAGALWLTRRGQRPTG; translated from the coding sequence GTGTCGTACCAGAAGCGGACAACTCTCGCGCTGGCGGCGGCGGTTGCGGGCTCGGTGGTGCTGCTCGCCGCCCCCGTGGCCCATGCCGACGTCGTGGACGTCAACTACCAGTGCAAGACCCCGATCGGGAACAAGGCGGCGGTCTCCCCGATCGACATCAAGGCCGTCAGGAGCGGCAGCGCGTACAAGCTCACCATGTCGTTCCAGAAGGGCGTCTCGTCCAGCCCGGTGGAGCTGGGCAAGGGTGCGATGAACCCGAGCGCCGTCATCAGGCTGGGCGGCGCGGACAGCGGCACGGTGGCGGTTTCCGGCCCGCCCAACCCGGCCGCCGTCCCCGCCAACACCCCCATCAAAATAACCGACTTGACCGGTACGTACACACCCCGCAAGAGCGGCAAGGTCACCTTCACGGCGTCGGTCCTGACCATCAAGGCGCTCGGTACGACCACCACCTGCACCCCGTCCAACAACCCCGAGCCGTCGCTCGAACTCGACGTCAAGGGCGCGGGCGGCGGCTCGTCGGGCGATTCCTCGGGCGGTACGTCGCAGAACCCGTCCGGCGGCGGCTCGGGCGGCGGCCCGTCCGAGCTGCCGAAGACGGGACCGCTGGACTCCGCCCTGGCGCTCGGCACGCTCGGCGGCACGGTCCTGCTGACCGGGGCGGCCGGAGCGCTGTGGCTGACCCGGCGCGGCCAGCGGCCCACGGGCTGA
- a CDS encoding peptide MFS transporter: MASSLTKDSASTPGVEKTFLGHPRGLANLFMTEMWERYSYYGMRALLVLYLSAAVADGGLGFDAGTAIAIYSVYNAMVYLLALPGGWFGDRVWGARKTVAVSGTIIMIGHFLLALPTVVSFFIGLAFIAAGSGLLKANISTMVGHLYRDKNDPRRDGGFTIFYMGINLGAFVAPLTIGWVGQKVNWHYGFAMAGVGMAIGLAFYFLGFRNLAPESSHVPAPLSDADRAGVIRKALIWLAVAGVAYTLVGLSGQFTIDWVLWPLTVLGLVLPAYYIIRIKRDPDLTAVERSRVSAYVWFFVAAAAFWGIYDQTGSTLTLFAKDNTASSMLGFAFPESWFQSLNPLYVMALAPVFAWLWVALSRRSKEPSTLSKFAFGLVMIGASFFVMMLAQTASASGVKVTPLWLCAVYLIQTVGELTLSPVGLSLTTKLAPAKYASQMMGVWFLAVTAGSSVIALLQLVGAPTDTEWWFASQGAIAMLGGFAIFMYRRKVQPLMGGVH, translated from the coding sequence ATGGCGTCCAGCCTGACGAAGGACTCCGCCAGCACTCCTGGCGTCGAGAAGACCTTCCTCGGCCACCCCCGCGGCTTGGCCAACCTGTTCATGACCGAGATGTGGGAGCGCTACAGCTATTACGGCATGCGCGCCCTGCTCGTGCTCTACCTGTCGGCCGCGGTCGCCGACGGCGGTCTCGGCTTCGACGCGGGCACCGCCATCGCCATCTACTCGGTGTACAACGCGATGGTCTACCTGCTCGCCCTGCCGGGCGGCTGGTTCGGCGACCGCGTGTGGGGTGCCCGCAAGACCGTGGCGGTCTCCGGCACGATCATCATGATCGGCCACTTCCTGCTCGCCCTGCCGACCGTGGTGTCCTTCTTCATCGGCCTGGCGTTCATCGCCGCCGGTTCCGGTCTGCTGAAGGCCAACATCTCGACGATGGTCGGCCACCTGTACCGGGACAAGAACGACCCGCGCCGTGACGGTGGCTTCACGATCTTCTACATGGGCATCAATCTCGGTGCCTTCGTCGCCCCGCTGACCATCGGCTGGGTCGGCCAGAAGGTGAACTGGCACTACGGCTTCGCCATGGCCGGCGTCGGCATGGCCATCGGCCTCGCCTTCTACTTCCTCGGCTTCCGCAACCTCGCGCCGGAGTCCAGCCACGTACCGGCCCCGCTGTCGGACGCGGACCGCGCCGGTGTCATCCGCAAGGCCCTGATCTGGCTGGCCGTCGCGGGCGTCGCGTACACCCTGGTCGGTCTCAGCGGCCAGTTCACCATCGACTGGGTCCTGTGGCCGCTGACCGTCCTGGGTCTGGTCCTGCCCGCGTACTACATCATCCGCATCAAGCGCGACCCCGACCTGACCGCGGTCGAGCGCTCCCGCGTGTCCGCGTACGTCTGGTTCTTCGTGGCCGCCGCCGCCTTCTGGGGCATCTACGACCAGACCGGCTCGACGCTGACCCTGTTCGCCAAGGACAACACCGCCAGCTCGATGCTCGGCTTCGCCTTCCCGGAGAGCTGGTTCCAGTCGCTGAACCCGCTGTACGTGATGGCACTCGCCCCGGTCTTCGCCTGGCTGTGGGTGGCGCTCTCCCGCCGCTCCAAGGAGCCGAGCACGCTCAGCAAGTTCGCCTTCGGCCTGGTGATGATCGGCGCCTCGTTCTTCGTGATGATGCTGGCGCAGACGGCGTCCGCGAGCGGCGTCAAGGTCACCCCGCTGTGGCTGTGCGCGGTCTACCTGATCCAGACCGTCGGTGAGCTCACCCTCTCCCCGGTCGGCCTGTCGCTGACGACGAAGCTGGCCCCGGCCAAGTACGCGTCCCAGATGATGGGTGTCTGGTTCCTCGCGGTGACCGCCGGGTCCTCGGTGATCGCCCTGCTCCAGCTGGTCGGAGCGCCGACCGACACCGAGTGGTGGTTCGCCAGCCAGGGCGCCATCGCGATGCTCGGCGGGTTCGCGATCTTCATGTACCGCAGGAAGGTGCAGCCGCTCATGGGCGGCGTGCACTGA
- a CDS encoding response regulator transcription factor — protein sequence MTRVLLAEDDASISEPLARALRREGYEVEVREDGPSALDAGLQGGVDLVVLDLGLPGMDGLEVARRLRAEGHAIPILVLTARADEVDTVVGLDAGADDYVTKPFRLAELLARVRALLRRGASEPAPAPATHGVRIDVESHRAWMGEEELQLTAKEFDLLRVLVRDAGRVVTRDQLMREVWDTTWWSSTKTLDMHISWLRKKLGDDAANPRYIATVRGVGFRFEKS from the coding sequence ATGACCCGTGTACTGCTCGCCGAGGACGACGCATCCATCTCGGAGCCGCTGGCCCGCGCCCTGCGGCGGGAGGGGTACGAGGTCGAGGTGCGCGAGGACGGCCCGTCCGCGCTCGACGCCGGCCTCCAGGGCGGCGTCGACCTGGTCGTGCTCGACCTGGGCCTGCCCGGCATGGACGGCCTGGAGGTCGCCCGCCGGCTGCGCGCCGAGGGCCACGCCATCCCGATCCTGGTGCTGACGGCCCGCGCCGACGAGGTGGACACCGTGGTCGGTCTCGACGCCGGCGCCGACGACTACGTCACCAAGCCGTTCCGCCTCGCCGAGCTGCTCGCCCGCGTACGGGCCCTCCTGCGGCGCGGCGCCAGCGAGCCCGCCCCCGCGCCCGCCACCCACGGCGTACGGATCGACGTCGAGTCGCACCGCGCGTGGATGGGCGAGGAGGAACTCCAGCTCACGGCGAAGGAGTTCGACCTGCTGCGGGTCCTCGTCCGGGATGCCGGCCGGGTCGTCACCCGCGACCAGCTCATGCGCGAGGTCTGGGACACCACCTGGTGGTCGTCGACCAAGACGCTCGACATGCACATCTCCTGGCTCCGCAAGAAGCTGGGCGACGACGCCGCCAATCCGCGCTACATCGCCACCGTGCGGGGCGTCGGCTTCCGCTTCGAGAAGAGCTGA
- a CDS encoding ATP-binding protein, translating into MRRRLINSTLAVVLVVIAVFGVSLVIVETRTISNSAQESVESEALRLISVVESRILGDEGVNPGVLGDQIHPERYARIEIPGRAPIEIGERPRGSVITGVERGDSGEVVTVQESRSTVTDEVGRTLMIIGAVALLAVIAAVLLAVRQANRLASPLTDLAETAERLGSGDQRPRHKRYGVPELDRVADVLDSSAERIGRMLTAERRLAADASHQLRTPLTALSMRLEEITLTEDLDTVKEEATIALTQVERLTDVVQRLLTNSRDPRTGSAVVFDLDEVVKQQIEEWRPAYRSAGRAIVHSGKHGMRAVGTPGAVAQVLAALIENSLMHGGGTVALRTRVTGNQAVIEVTDEGPGVPAELGARIFERSISGRNSTGIGLAVARDLAEADGGRLEMLQQQPPVFALFLSRVTRPREEEPAEPTVR; encoded by the coding sequence ATGCGCCGCCGCCTGATCAACTCCACGCTCGCCGTGGTGCTCGTCGTCATCGCCGTCTTCGGCGTCTCCCTCGTCATCGTCGAGACGCGCACCATCAGCAACAGCGCCCAGGAGAGCGTCGAATCCGAGGCGCTGCGCCTGATCAGCGTCGTGGAGAGCCGCATCCTCGGCGACGAGGGCGTCAATCCCGGTGTGCTGGGCGACCAGATCCACCCGGAGCGGTACGCCCGCATCGAGATCCCGGGCCGCGCCCCCATCGAGATCGGCGAACGCCCCCGGGGCAGCGTCATCACGGGCGTCGAGCGGGGTGACTCCGGCGAGGTCGTCACCGTCCAGGAGTCCCGCTCCACCGTCACCGACGAAGTCGGCCGTACGCTCATGATCATCGGAGCGGTGGCGCTGCTCGCCGTCATCGCCGCCGTCCTGCTCGCCGTACGCCAGGCGAACCGGCTCGCCTCCCCGCTCACGGACCTCGCCGAGACCGCCGAGCGGCTCGGCTCGGGCGACCAGCGGCCCCGCCACAAGCGGTACGGCGTGCCGGAGCTCGACCGGGTCGCCGACGTGCTCGACTCCAGCGCCGAGCGCATCGGCCGGATGCTCACCGCCGAGCGCAGGCTCGCCGCCGACGCCTCCCACCAGCTCCGTACGCCGCTGACCGCCCTGTCCATGCGGCTGGAGGAGATCACCCTCACCGAGGACCTGGACACCGTGAAGGAGGAGGCGACGATCGCGCTGACGCAGGTCGAGCGGCTCACCGACGTCGTACAGCGCCTGCTCACCAATTCCCGCGACCCGCGCACGGGCTCCGCCGTCGTCTTCGACCTCGACGAGGTCGTCAAGCAGCAGATCGAGGAATGGCGCCCGGCCTACCGCAGCGCGGGCCGCGCCATCGTCCACTCGGGCAAGCACGGCATGCGGGCCGTCGGCACGCCGGGCGCGGTCGCCCAGGTGCTGGCCGCGCTGATCGAGAACTCCCTCATGCACGGTGGCGGTACGGTCGCCCTGCGTACCCGCGTCACCGGCAACCAGGCCGTCATCGAGGTGACCGACGAGGGCCCCGGCGTACCGGCGGAGCTCGGCGCGCGGATCTTCGAGCGGAGCATCAGCGGCCGCAACTCCACCGGCATCGGACTTGCCGTCGCGCGCGACCTCGCGGAGGCGGACGGCGGGCGCCTGGAAATGCTCCAGCAGCAGCCGCCGGTGTTCGCGCTGTTCCTGAGCCGGGTGACGCGCCCCAGGGAGGAAGAGCCGGCCGAGCCCACGGTCAGGTGA